In Helianthus annuus cultivar XRQ/B chromosome 9, HanXRQr2.0-SUNRISE, whole genome shotgun sequence, the following are encoded in one genomic region:
- the LOC110876398 gene encoding uncharacterized protein LOC110876398: MACKPPIYNGEVDPIICQKWLSDVEGVFERTHCDVRDFVAYGTGQLRGQAKDWWDNKKKEIGAEAARTMTWDEFNAPFLKHHSPKAVINRIKEEFIQLRQKGESIDKITGIFMDKLRFCDELVTTEEQKIYYYYNMLSAEYREFMTPSKYETLTEIINTARERAIELKKQVEKGERRAQDVNPSPAKKAGTSELTRKADAKGRSPSCKVCGKGHKGKCRFKDKSCPICGKTGHTASLCSGKVSVCYKCDQPGHKKSECPDLVGKKDNKESPTETPKAKARSFQLTAAEAKTVPDVVSEIKLTSPSGRHVTIYGEKGGNLVICSMLKSQKLLRHECRAFMIYVNELGKESPNIGEVPVVREYEDVFPEDLPGIPPEREVEFEIELFRARNP; encoded by the exons atggcgtgtaaaccgccaattTACAACGGGGAGGTTGACCCGATAATATGCCAAAAATGGCTAAGTGATGTCGAAGGGGTATTTGAAAGGACCCACTGTGATGTAAGAGATTTTGTGGCTTACGGAACGGGTCAGTTAAGGGgtcaagccaaggattggtgggataataAGAAGAAGGAGATTGGAGCCGAAGCGGCAAGGACTATGACGTGGGACGAGTTTAATGCACCATTCCTTAAACACCACAGTCCCAAGGCGGTCATCAATAGAATCAAGGAGGAATTCATTCAGTTGAGACAAAAGGGTGAATCAATTGATAAGATCACGGGTATTTTCATGGATAAGCTGAGATTCTGTGATGAGTTAGTGACTACCGAAGAGCAGAAGATATACTACTATTATAATATGTTGAGCGCTGAATatcgggagttcatgactccTTCAAAGTACGAGACCCTCACAGAAATCATTAACACCGCCCGGGAGCGGGCGATTGAGTTGAAGAAACAAGTAGAGAAGGGCGAACGAAGGGCGCAGGATGTGAATCCAAGTCCTGCAAAGAAGGCAGGAACATCGGAGTTGACACGAAAGGCTGATGCGAAAGGCAGGTCACCAAGTTGCAAAGTTTGTGGGAAAGGGCACAAGGGTAAGTGCCGCTTCAAAGACAAATCGTGTCCCATATGCGGGAAGACGGGGCACACAGCATCACTATGTTCGGGAAAGGTTTCTGTTTGCTACAAGTGTGACCAACCGGGCCACAAGAAGTCCGAATGTCCGGACTTGGTTGGAAAGAAAGATAACAAAGAATCTCCAACAGAAACTCCAAAGGCGAAGGCCAGATCCTTCCAATTAACTGCGGCTGAAGCAAAGACAGtacccgatgtggtctcag AGATAAAGTTAACATCTCCGAGTGGAAGACATGTTACAATCTATGGCGAGAAAGGAGGAAATCTGGTCATATGCTCAATGTTAAAATCTCAAAAGCTTTTGAGGCACGAATGTAGGGCGTTCATGATATACGTAAATGAACTCGGGAAAGAATCACCGAATATTGGAGAAGTACCGGTGGTACGTGAATATGAAGACGTGTTTCCGGAAGATTTGCCGGGAATACCGCCTGAACGAGAAGTAGAGTTCGAAATCGAGTtgttccgggcgcgaaacccgtag